In Rutidosis leptorrhynchoides isolate AG116_Rl617_1_P2 chromosome 2, CSIRO_AGI_Rlap_v1, whole genome shotgun sequence, one genomic interval encodes:
- the LOC139891091 gene encoding ABC transporter G family member 10-like isoform X2 has protein sequence MELPVRSPAAGHRRRTSYKIETKNLAYKSSNLYEEFKWGVHKYFKKPTKFILNDVSCEAQPGDLTAVAGPSGAGKTTLLEIIAGNILSGQVSGHVLINNHPIDTKQFRRLAGYVTQDDALFPSLTVEETLLYSAFLRLRCGRKETVDRVKILISELGLDRVSGSRIGEGSNNGISGGERRRVSIGVELVHDPCVILIDEPTSGLDSNSAFGVVSLLKSMAINRGKTIVLTIHQPGFRILELLDRIILLSNGYVLHNGSLKSLEHRLKVSGHCIPPRVNVLEFAIDVATTLIIQTPKPSTEQIKIHEKQVKGIEFPYPNTHFEEIMILSTRFFKNIFRTKQLFLTRIIQAILSGLILGTIFVNMSNNKGKLSLQARLGFFAFSLTFLLSSSTEGLPIFLQERRILMRETSRGAYRVSSYVISNTLIFLPFLLIIGILYTIPVYWLVGLRTEIDSFFYFGLVVWMVILMSNSFTACFSALVPNFIMGTSVISGLMGCFFLFSGYFIAKDSIPKYWIFMHYMSLFKYPFECFMINEYGDEFLMQQQIKEIQKWSNLGVMFAFIIGYRLLCFLILWFRCHKTRN, from the exons ATGGAGCTGCCGGTCAGGTCACCCGCGGCCGGCCATCGCCGGAGAACTTCATACAAGATTGAAACCAAGAATCTTGCATACAAAAGCTCCAACCTTTATGAAGAATTCAAGTGGGGTGTTCATAAGTACTTCAAGAAACCTACAAAGTTCATCTTAAATGATGTGAGTTGTGAAGCTCAGCCCGGTGATCTTACTGCGGTTGCAGGCCCAAGTGGGGCCGGAAAGACAACTTTGTTAGAAATTATTGCAGGAAACATATTATCCGGCCAGGTCTCCGGACATGTTTTGATCAATAATCACCCTATTGATACGAAACAATTCCGAAGACTGGCCGGATATGTGACACAAGATGATGCTTTATTTCCATCATTAACCGTTGAAGAAACACTTTTGTATAGTGCTTTTTTAAGGTTAAGATGTGGTCGGAAAGAAACAGTTGATCGTGTCAAGATTCTAATTAGCGAGCTCGGTTTGGACCGTGTGTCGGGTTCCAGGATTGGAGAAGGTTCAAATAATGGGATCTCAGGTGGTGAACGAAGACGGGTTTCAATCGGGGTTGAGTTAGTTCATGATCCGTGTGTGATTCTAATCGATGAACCAACTTCAGGGCTTGACTCTAATTCGGCTTTTGGTGTTGTATCTCTTCTTAAATCTATGGCGATAAATCGAGGTAAAACTATTGTGTTAACGATCCATCAACCAGGATTTCGGATCTTAGAGCTTTTAGATCGAATTATTTTACTCTCGAATGGATACGTTCTCCATAACGGATCACTAAAATCACTTGAACATAGACTCAAAGTCTCGGGCCATTGTATTCCGCCTCGTGTTAATGTTCTTGAATTTGCCATTGATGTTGCCACCACTTTGATCATACAAACACCAAAACCATCAACCGAACAAATCAAAATTCACGAAAAACAAGTGAAAGGTATTGAATTTCCATACCCGAATACTCATTTCGAAGAAATAATGATTCTTAGTACTAGATTTTTCAAAAACATATTCAGAACCAAACAATTATTCCTCACAAGAATCATTCAAGCCATACTTTCGGGCTTAATCCTCGGAACCATCTTCGTAAACATGTCAAACAACAAAGGCAAACTCTCATTACAAGCTCGATTAGGGTTTTTCGCTTTTAGTCTCACCTTTTTACTCTCATCATCCACGGAAGGATTACCAATATTTTTACAAGAAAGAAGAATTTTGATGAGAGAAACATCAAGAGGTGCATATAGAGTGTCATCATATGTAATCTCAAACACACTCATATTTCTCCCATTTCTTCTAATAATTGGGATTCTTTACACGATTCCCGTTTACTGGCTCGTAGGATTACGAACTGAAATCGACAGTTTTTTCTACTTTGGATTGGTTGTATGGATGGTAATCTTGATGTCAAATTCATTCACAGCATGCTTTAGTGCACTTGTACCAAATTTCATCATGGGGACCTCTGTTATATCTGGATTAATGGGCTGTTTCTTTCTATTTTCTGGCTATTTTATAGCAAAAGATAGCATACCAAAATACTGGATATTTATGCATTATATGAGTTTATTCAAGTACCCATTTGAATGTTTTATGATAAATGAGTATGGAG ATGAGTTCTTGATGCAGCAGCAGATTAAGGAGATACAGAAATGGAGTAATTTGGGAGTGATGTTTGCCTTTATAATTGGATATAGGCTGTTGTGTTTTTTGATTTTGTGGTTTAGATGTCATAAAACCAGGAACTGA
- the LOC139891091 gene encoding ABC transporter G family member 10-like isoform X1, which translates to MELPVRSPAAGHRRRTSYKIETKNLAYKSSNLYEEFKWGVHKYFKKPTKFILNDVSCEAQPGDLTAVAGPSGAGKTTLLEIIAGNILSGQVSGHVLINNHPIDTKQFRRLAGYVTQDDALFPSLTVEETLLYSAFLRLRCGRKETVDRVKILISELGLDRVSGSRIGEGSNNGISGGERRRVSIGVELVHDPCVILIDEPTSGLDSNSAFGVVSLLKSMAINRGKTIVLTIHQPGFRILELLDRIILLSNGYVLHNGSLKSLEHRLKVSGHCIPPRVNVLEFAIDVATTLIIQTPKPSTEQIKIHEKQVKGIEFPYPNTHFEEIMILSTRFFKNIFRTKQLFLTRIIQAILSGLILGTIFVNMSNNKGKLSLQARLGFFAFSLTFLLSSSTEGLPIFLQERRILMRETSRGAYRVSSYVISNTLIFLPFLLIIGILYTIPVYWLVGLRTEIDSFFYFGLVVWMVILMSNSFTACFSALVPNFIMGTSVISGLMGCFFLFSGYFIAKDSIPKYWIFMHYMSLFKYPFECFMINEYGGQDGRSMCLETEDGKCILYGDEFLMQQQIKEIQKWSNLGVMFAFIIGYRLLCFLILWFRCHKTRN; encoded by the coding sequence ATGGAGCTGCCGGTCAGGTCACCCGCGGCCGGCCATCGCCGGAGAACTTCATACAAGATTGAAACCAAGAATCTTGCATACAAAAGCTCCAACCTTTATGAAGAATTCAAGTGGGGTGTTCATAAGTACTTCAAGAAACCTACAAAGTTCATCTTAAATGATGTGAGTTGTGAAGCTCAGCCCGGTGATCTTACTGCGGTTGCAGGCCCAAGTGGGGCCGGAAAGACAACTTTGTTAGAAATTATTGCAGGAAACATATTATCCGGCCAGGTCTCCGGACATGTTTTGATCAATAATCACCCTATTGATACGAAACAATTCCGAAGACTGGCCGGATATGTGACACAAGATGATGCTTTATTTCCATCATTAACCGTTGAAGAAACACTTTTGTATAGTGCTTTTTTAAGGTTAAGATGTGGTCGGAAAGAAACAGTTGATCGTGTCAAGATTCTAATTAGCGAGCTCGGTTTGGACCGTGTGTCGGGTTCCAGGATTGGAGAAGGTTCAAATAATGGGATCTCAGGTGGTGAACGAAGACGGGTTTCAATCGGGGTTGAGTTAGTTCATGATCCGTGTGTGATTCTAATCGATGAACCAACTTCAGGGCTTGACTCTAATTCGGCTTTTGGTGTTGTATCTCTTCTTAAATCTATGGCGATAAATCGAGGTAAAACTATTGTGTTAACGATCCATCAACCAGGATTTCGGATCTTAGAGCTTTTAGATCGAATTATTTTACTCTCGAATGGATACGTTCTCCATAACGGATCACTAAAATCACTTGAACATAGACTCAAAGTCTCGGGCCATTGTATTCCGCCTCGTGTTAATGTTCTTGAATTTGCCATTGATGTTGCCACCACTTTGATCATACAAACACCAAAACCATCAACCGAACAAATCAAAATTCACGAAAAACAAGTGAAAGGTATTGAATTTCCATACCCGAATACTCATTTCGAAGAAATAATGATTCTTAGTACTAGATTTTTCAAAAACATATTCAGAACCAAACAATTATTCCTCACAAGAATCATTCAAGCCATACTTTCGGGCTTAATCCTCGGAACCATCTTCGTAAACATGTCAAACAACAAAGGCAAACTCTCATTACAAGCTCGATTAGGGTTTTTCGCTTTTAGTCTCACCTTTTTACTCTCATCATCCACGGAAGGATTACCAATATTTTTACAAGAAAGAAGAATTTTGATGAGAGAAACATCAAGAGGTGCATATAGAGTGTCATCATATGTAATCTCAAACACACTCATATTTCTCCCATTTCTTCTAATAATTGGGATTCTTTACACGATTCCCGTTTACTGGCTCGTAGGATTACGAACTGAAATCGACAGTTTTTTCTACTTTGGATTGGTTGTATGGATGGTAATCTTGATGTCAAATTCATTCACAGCATGCTTTAGTGCACTTGTACCAAATTTCATCATGGGGACCTCTGTTATATCTGGATTAATGGGCTGTTTCTTTCTATTTTCTGGCTATTTTATAGCAAAAGATAGCATACCAAAATACTGGATATTTATGCATTATATGAGTTTATTCAAGTACCCATTTGAATGTTTTATGATAAATGAGTATGGAGGTCAAGATGGAAGGAGTATGTGTTTGGAAACTGAAGATGGAAAGTGCATATTGTATGGAGATGAGTTCTTGATGCAGCAGCAGATTAAGGAGATACAGAAATGGAGTAATTTGGGAGTGATGTTTGCCTTTATAATTGGATATAGGCTGTTGTGTTTTTTGATTTTGTGGTTTAGATGTCATAAAACCAGGAACTGA